Proteins from one Catenuloplanes atrovinosus genomic window:
- a CDS encoding alpha/beta hydrolase, whose protein sequence is MEWTDLRDARLGPLTAAADAWERVAARYAEHTEHAIRMVADVHASRWEGETADVAYRYLERIDDELEATGIRAKTMASLLRVAGDTLTRLQRQLDGVIDDVSAHGFTIDADGRVRPPELTWQERHDPDGQAAYATASAAAHTLSTEIRRIVAAADTADDQLATGLSRLQGTSLSQDPEYGAAVLGAQAVAEMMGVTEDRIPAAGTEPAAVDAWWDGLSPEQQQILATAYPQRIGGLDGLPAADRDTANRLALHNYLTGFSGGNPNTGTHGDDGVPYGTAKLLLDRLESTEAGPEGTRLFLLSFHPDGDGTAAVAVGNPDTAANTAVVIPGVGTEMDDIRGQINRAADLQAAATGLGGGSTSVIAWVGYDTPGPGADLASAPFGDKSEAGAQALDHFVNGLNSAHDDSPSHLTAVGHSYGSTVIGEAASHGDGLAVDDIVALGSPGMRVDNVDELMIDPEHVYAGAAADDNFVARPEKTAGWIAGIPIVGSWLAAGAENIHGPAPHDPEFGGNVLRIDTSGHSGYWDSGSIALQSQAAVIIGDYDNVVEETP, encoded by the coding sequence ATGGAATGGACTGACCTGCGCGACGCCCGGCTCGGCCCGCTGACCGCGGCCGCCGATGCGTGGGAGCGGGTCGCGGCCCGGTACGCCGAGCACACCGAGCACGCCATCAGGATGGTCGCCGACGTGCACGCCTCTCGCTGGGAAGGCGAAACCGCCGACGTCGCCTACCGCTACCTGGAGCGCATCGACGACGAGCTCGAAGCCACCGGCATCCGGGCGAAGACCATGGCCAGCCTGCTGCGGGTGGCCGGGGACACCCTCACCCGCCTGCAACGGCAGCTCGACGGCGTCATCGACGACGTGAGCGCGCACGGCTTCACCATCGACGCCGACGGCCGGGTCCGCCCGCCCGAGCTGACCTGGCAGGAGCGGCACGACCCGGACGGGCAGGCCGCCTACGCCACCGCCAGCGCCGCCGCGCACACGCTGTCGACCGAGATACGCCGGATCGTCGCCGCCGCGGACACCGCCGACGACCAGCTCGCCACGGGCCTGTCGCGGCTGCAGGGCACCAGCCTCAGTCAGGACCCGGAGTACGGCGCCGCCGTCCTCGGCGCCCAGGCGGTCGCGGAGATGATGGGTGTGACCGAGGACCGGATTCCGGCCGCCGGCACCGAGCCGGCCGCCGTCGACGCGTGGTGGGACGGGCTGTCGCCGGAGCAGCAGCAGATCCTCGCCACCGCGTATCCGCAACGCATCGGCGGCCTCGACGGACTGCCGGCCGCCGACCGGGACACCGCGAACCGGCTGGCGTTGCACAACTACCTCACCGGGTTCTCCGGCGGCAACCCGAACACCGGTACGCACGGCGACGACGGCGTGCCCTACGGCACGGCGAAACTGCTGCTCGACCGGCTGGAAAGTACCGAGGCGGGCCCTGAGGGCACACGGCTGTTCCTGCTGTCGTTCCACCCCGACGGCGACGGCACCGCCGCGGTCGCAGTCGGCAACCCCGACACCGCGGCCAACACCGCCGTGGTGATTCCCGGTGTCGGTACCGAGATGGACGACATCCGAGGGCAGATCAACCGGGCCGCCGACCTGCAAGCCGCCGCCACCGGGCTTGGCGGTGGCAGCACATCAGTGATCGCGTGGGTCGGCTACGACACCCCGGGCCCCGGCGCGGACCTCGCCAGTGCGCCGTTCGGCGACAAGTCCGAGGCCGGCGCCCAGGCACTCGACCACTTCGTCAACGGGTTGAACAGCGCACACGACGACAGCCCCTCCCACCTGACCGCCGTCGGGCACTCTTACGGCTCCACCGTGATCGGTGAGGCCGCCTCCCACGGCGACGGCCTCGCCGTCGATGACATCGTCGCGCTCGGCAGCCCGGGGATGAGGGTCGACAACGTCGACGAACTCATGATCGACCCAGAGCATGTGTATGCCGGTGCGGCGGCCGACGACAACTTCGTTGCCCGGCCCGAGAAGACCGCGGGCTGGATCGCTGGTATCCCGATCGTCGGCAGTTGGCTCGCCGCGGGAGCCGAGAACATCCACGGCCCCGCACCGCACGACCCCGAGTTCGGCGGGAACGTGCTTCGCATCGACACCTCCGGCCACTCCGGATATTGGGATTCCGGCAGCATCGCCCTGCAGTCACAGGCCGCAGTCATCATCGGCGACTATGACAACGTGGTCGAGGAGACACCGTGA
- a CDS encoding TetR/AcrR family transcriptional regulator, which produces MNTRRNAPVGRPRAFDADEALDRAMRVFWQNGYEGASLPDLLGAMGISRTSMYAAFGNKEDLFRKALARYADGPASYGAEAVAAPTAREVATVFLHGAVRSATMPGYPTGCLSLRASLIGGEDGQVIRDLLAAWRDETSAMLRKRFQRAVDEGDLPAGTDPALLTRYVMTIGNGVAVQAAAGAPRDELQLIADAVLRSWPPVLARPHGES; this is translated from the coding sequence GTGAACACCCGGAGGAACGCACCCGTCGGCCGGCCCCGGGCCTTCGACGCCGACGAGGCTCTCGACCGGGCGATGCGGGTGTTCTGGCAGAACGGCTACGAGGGCGCGAGCCTGCCCGACCTGCTCGGGGCGATGGGCATCAGCCGCACGAGCATGTACGCGGCGTTCGGGAACAAGGAGGACCTGTTCCGGAAGGCGCTGGCGCGCTACGCCGACGGCCCGGCGTCGTACGGTGCCGAGGCGGTGGCCGCGCCGACCGCCCGCGAGGTGGCAACGGTCTTCCTGCACGGCGCGGTCCGCAGCGCGACCATGCCGGGTTACCCGACCGGGTGCCTCAGTCTGCGGGCCTCCCTGATCGGCGGCGAGGACGGGCAGGTCATCCGGGACCTGCTGGCCGCGTGGCGCGACGAGACCAGCGCCATGCTGCGGAAGCGTTTCCAGCGGGCCGTCGACGAGGGCGACCTGCCCGCGGGGACCGACCCGGCGCTACTGACCCGGTACGTCATGACGATCGGCAACGGCGTCGCGGTCCAGGCCGCCGCCGGCGCCCCGCGTGACGAACTCCAGCTGATCGCCGACGCCGTCCTGCGGAGCTGGCCGCCCGTGCTCGCCCGGCCGCACGGGGAAAGCTGA
- a CDS encoding flavodoxin family protein — translation MRALVVYESMFGNTERIALAIAEGMSELVQAEPRDVATHPQAVGQGYCALAVGGPTHAFGLSRATTRRSAGEQGAAGPAETGVREWLAQYTSLAGMPAATFDTRIGTPWPTGSAARAVQKRLRRLGCRIMLPAEGFAVTGTAGPLRDGELARARRWGRTLAETITSTQPVG, via the coding sequence GTGCGCGCACTCGTCGTCTACGAGTCGATGTTCGGCAACACCGAGCGGATCGCCCTCGCCATAGCCGAGGGCATGTCCGAGCTGGTGCAGGCGGAGCCGCGCGACGTCGCCACCCACCCGCAGGCAGTCGGCCAGGGCTACTGCGCCCTGGCCGTCGGCGGGCCCACTCACGCGTTCGGTCTCAGCCGTGCCACCACCCGGCGCTCCGCCGGTGAACAGGGCGCCGCGGGCCCGGCCGAGACCGGCGTCCGGGAGTGGCTGGCGCAGTACACCTCGCTGGCGGGGATGCCGGCTGCCACGTTCGACACCCGGATCGGTACGCCGTGGCCGACCGGGTCGGCCGCGCGAGCGGTGCAGAAACGCCTGCGCCGCCTCGGCTGCCGGATCATGCTGCCCGCCGAGGGCTTCGCCGTCACCGGCACCGCCGGCCCGCTGCGCGACGGCGAGTTGGCGCGCGCTCGCCGGTGGGGACGAACGCTCGCCGAGACGATCACGTCAACGCAACCGGTCGGCTGA
- a CDS encoding alpha/beta hydrolase — protein MRDEDPYTGPFNRRTAAPLLVVGNYRNYAGAVPTSRSMPNARLLSTNNWGHTAYGLSDCATARPPRSTPTC, from the coding sequence GTGCGGGACGAGGACCCGTACACCGGCCCGTTCAACCGGCGCACGGCCGCGCCGCTGCTGGTGGTCGGCAACTATCGGAACTACGCCGGTGCGGTGCCGACCAGCCGGTCCATGCCGAACGCGCGATTGCTGTCCACCAACAACTGGGGACACACCGCCTACGGGCTGAGCGACTGCGCGACTGCGCGACCGCCGCGATCGACGCCTACCTGCTGA
- a CDS encoding SDR family NAD(P)-dependent oxidoreductase, with the protein MSELTGKTALVTGGTSGIGRATAITLAARGAHVVISGRNPERGAEVVEKIKADGGAARFVAADLTSEDDVRRLAQEAGEVDILVNSAGAGAFGPSASFTTEQYNTLFDSNVRAIFLLTAALAPKMAERGGGSVINVSSGSAVLGDDNNAIYVATKGAVNAITRAFAAEYGPANVRVNAVSPGPTYTSAPAMWLDRYIDLIPLRRVGQPQDVAEVIAFLAGPGGSYVNATVIPVDGGLTAVEPPKPPVQTTGWIQNA; encoded by the coding sequence ATGAGCGAGTTGACCGGCAAGACGGCCCTGGTTACCGGCGGCACCAGCGGCATCGGGCGGGCGACGGCCATCACCCTGGCCGCGCGGGGCGCGCACGTGGTGATCTCCGGGCGCAACCCGGAGCGCGGGGCCGAGGTGGTCGAGAAGATCAAGGCCGACGGCGGCGCGGCCCGGTTCGTCGCCGCGGACCTGACCAGCGAGGACGACGTGCGCCGGCTCGCCCAGGAGGCCGGCGAGGTCGACATCCTGGTGAACAGTGCCGGGGCCGGTGCCTTCGGTCCCAGCGCCAGCTTCACCACCGAGCAGTACAACACGCTGTTCGACAGCAACGTCCGCGCGATCTTCCTGCTGACGGCCGCCCTGGCGCCGAAGATGGCCGAGCGTGGCGGCGGCAGCGTGATCAACGTCAGTAGCGGGTCGGCCGTTCTCGGCGACGACAACAACGCGATCTACGTCGCGACCAAGGGGGCGGTGAACGCCATCACCCGGGCCTTCGCCGCCGAGTACGGCCCGGCCAATGTGCGGGTCAACGCGGTCTCGCCCGGGCCGACCTACACCAGCGCCCCGGCGATGTGGCTGGACCGGTACATCGACCTCATCCCGCTGCGCCGCGTCGGCCAGCCGCAGGACGTCGCCGAGGTGATCGCGTTCCTCGCCGGTCCCGGCGGCTCGTACGTCAACGCGACCGTCATCCCCGTCGACGGCGGCCTGACCGCGGTCGAGCCGCCCAAGCCCCCGGTGCAGACGACCGGCTGGATTCAGAACGCATGA
- a CDS encoding topology modulation protein yields the protein MNRIVILGRGGAGKSTLAAHLGAALALPVIELDKHFWAPGLTPTPTEQWIRIQHQLISGKQWVIDGDLGPYDVLTARLQAADTVIVLDFPLWLCAWRALRRSRENLAFWRWLITYRRHSLPTVMAAIATHAGHAQLHVLHHPRAAERLLSHATTTTRPDPAP from the coding sequence ATGAACAGGATAGTGATCCTCGGCCGTGGCGGTGCCGGCAAGTCCACACTCGCCGCCCACCTCGGCGCCGCCCTAGCCCTGCCGGTCATCGAACTGGACAAACACTTCTGGGCGCCCGGCCTCACTCCCACGCCGACCGAGCAGTGGATCCGGATCCAACACCAGCTGATCAGCGGCAAGCAGTGGGTCATCGATGGCGACCTCGGCCCGTACGACGTCCTCACCGCACGGCTGCAAGCCGCAGACACCGTCATCGTGCTGGACTTCCCACTCTGGCTCTGCGCCTGGCGCGCGCTACGCCGCTCCCGCGAGAACCTGGCGTTCTGGCGATGGCTCATCACCTACCGACGCCACAGTCTGCCCACCGTCATGGCCGCAATCGCTACCCATGCTGGCCACGCCCAACTCCACGTGCTCCACCACCCCCGCGCCGCCGAACGACTCCTCAGCCACGCCACGACAACAACCCGGCCCGACCCAGCCCCTTGA
- a CDS encoding Na+/H+ antiporter: MEGIVDTVVLIVIAVTGAALARRLGFVAPLVLLVAGLGLSFVPGLPVVHLEPELVLVGILPPLLYVAALQTSVPAFRRALRPIMLLAVGLVIFTALITGVLLHLLLPEVPLAACVALGAVVAPPDAVSATAIARRIGLPRRIITLLEGESLLNDATALVLVRIAGAALTGTAVGFWEIGRDVVVIAGGGLALGFVAAILAAWLHRRIEDPMLDDALSLLTPFVVVVVAETLHTSSVVAVVVAGLYLGHRIPELLSPTSRLQMEAVWRLVNFLLEGVVFLLVGLQLRDLVADLETGLVTTVQATALVLGAIVVLRFIWMYPATYLVRLIPRIRDREERPPAGQPTVVAWAGMRGVVTLAAVLTLPASDEVPGGYPRDLFVFVAFAIIVLTLLIQGTTLPWLANRLGVREDTGTADALAEAAVQTRATRAALDALERQAGDAPASVVDRLRAMAEHRDHGAWERLGRQDRETPSAAYRRLRRDMIAAEREVFRTARDEGRIPDEVLTRAQRDLDLEESQLHRAED; this comes from the coding sequence ATGGAAGGCATCGTGGACACGGTCGTGCTGATCGTGATCGCCGTGACCGGGGCCGCGCTGGCCCGCCGGCTCGGATTCGTCGCACCGCTGGTGTTGCTGGTGGCGGGCCTCGGCCTGTCGTTCGTGCCGGGCCTGCCGGTGGTGCACCTGGAGCCGGAGCTGGTGCTGGTCGGCATCCTGCCGCCGCTGCTCTACGTGGCCGCGTTGCAGACCTCGGTCCCGGCCTTCCGCCGGGCGCTGCGGCCGATCATGCTGCTCGCCGTCGGCCTGGTCATCTTCACGGCGCTGATCACCGGTGTGCTGCTGCATCTGCTGCTGCCGGAGGTACCGCTGGCCGCCTGTGTCGCGCTCGGTGCCGTGGTCGCGCCGCCGGACGCGGTGTCCGCGACCGCGATCGCCCGCCGGATCGGCCTGCCCCGCCGGATCATCACGTTGCTCGAGGGCGAGAGCCTGCTCAACGACGCGACCGCGCTGGTCCTGGTGCGCATCGCCGGTGCCGCGCTGACCGGGACCGCGGTCGGCTTCTGGGAGATCGGCCGGGACGTGGTGGTGATCGCCGGTGGCGGCCTGGCGCTCGGCTTCGTGGCCGCGATCCTGGCCGCCTGGCTGCACCGGCGGATCGAGGACCCGATGCTGGACGACGCGCTGTCGCTGCTCACGCCGTTCGTCGTGGTGGTGGTCGCGGAGACGCTGCACACCTCCAGCGTGGTCGCGGTCGTGGTGGCCGGCCTCTATCTGGGCCACCGCATCCCGGAACTGCTGTCGCCGACCTCCCGGCTGCAGATGGAGGCGGTCTGGCGTCTGGTCAACTTCCTGCTCGAAGGCGTGGTGTTCCTGCTGGTCGGCCTGCAACTGCGGGACCTGGTCGCCGACCTGGAGACCGGCCTGGTCACCACGGTGCAGGCGACCGCGCTGGTGCTCGGCGCGATCGTGGTGCTCCGGTTCATCTGGATGTACCCGGCGACGTACCTGGTGCGGCTGATCCCGCGGATCCGCGACCGGGAGGAACGCCCGCCGGCCGGCCAGCCGACCGTGGTCGCCTGGGCCGGCATGCGCGGCGTGGTCACGCTGGCCGCCGTGCTGACGCTCCCGGCGTCCGACGAGGTGCCCGGCGGCTACCCGCGGGATCTGTTCGTCTTCGTGGCCTTCGCGATCATCGTGCTGACCCTGCTGATCCAGGGCACCACGCTGCCGTGGCTGGCGAACCGCCTGGGCGTACGCGAGGACACCGGCACCGCGGACGCGCTGGCCGAGGCCGCCGTGCAGACCCGGGCCACCCGCGCCGCCCTGGACGCGCTGGAGCGGCAGGCCGGCGACGCGCCCGCCTCGGTGGTGGACCGGCTCCGCGCGATGGCCGAGCACCGCGACCACGGCGCGTGGGAGCGGCTGGGCCGGCAGGACCGCGAGACGCCGTCCGCGGCGTACCGCCGGCTCCGGCGCGACATGATCGCGGCGGAACGGGAGGTGTTCCGGACCGCCCGCGACGAGGGCCGGATCCCGGACGAGGTGCTCACCCGCGCCCAGCGCGACCTGGACCTGGAGGAGTCCCAGCTGCACCGGGCCGAGGACTGA
- a CDS encoding N-acyl homoserine lactonase family protein — MTNIIPIKTGTIRIRTKHRAADMGKPVWRRRLELLTDRDWTGPLPIYTYLIEHEEGLILLDCGETSRPGFFPWWHPFFRFGVDFNVEPGDEIGPQLRARGIDPSRDLKALVLSHLHHDHADGLEHFKGTEIVVSEENYQASKGLHGAIFGAIPSRWPSWFDPTRRAFDGPAVGGFPASIPLTADGTVFAVPTPGHMPGHVSVVVRDKDVTYFLAGDATYDQDLLQQRIIDGASGDVGASLKTTERILAFASTEPTVLLPAHDPAAEQRLEERRLLTPVPAGQG; from the coding sequence ATGACCAACATCATCCCCATCAAGACCGGCACCATCCGGATCCGTACCAAACACCGTGCCGCCGACATGGGTAAACCGGTGTGGCGCCGCCGGCTCGAGCTGCTCACGGACCGGGACTGGACCGGGCCGCTGCCCATCTACACGTATCTGATCGAGCACGAGGAGGGGCTGATCCTGCTCGACTGCGGCGAGACCTCCCGGCCCGGGTTCTTCCCGTGGTGGCACCCGTTCTTCCGGTTCGGCGTCGACTTCAACGTCGAGCCGGGTGACGAGATCGGCCCGCAACTGCGGGCCCGCGGCATCGACCCGTCCAGGGATCTAAAAGCCCTCGTGCTGTCGCACCTGCACCATGACCACGCCGACGGGCTCGAACACTTCAAGGGCACCGAGATCGTCGTGTCGGAGGAGAACTACCAGGCGTCGAAAGGCCTGCATGGCGCGATCTTCGGCGCGATCCCGTCGCGGTGGCCGTCCTGGTTCGACCCGACCCGGCGGGCATTCGACGGCCCAGCCGTCGGCGGCTTCCCGGCAAGCATCCCGCTGACCGCCGACGGCACCGTCTTCGCCGTACCCACACCAGGGCACATGCCCGGGCACGTCTCGGTTGTCGTGCGCGACAAGGACGTGACCTACTTCCTCGCCGGTGACGCCACCTACGACCAGGACCTGCTCCAGCAGCGCATCATCGACGGCGCATCCGGCGATGTCGGTGCCTCACTGAAGACCACGGAGCGCATCCTGGCCTTCGCCAGCACCGAGCCGACCGTCCTGCTGCCCGCTCACGATCCCGCCGCCGAGCAGCGACTCGAGGAACGGCGGCTGCTCACACCCGTGCCCGCCGGGCAGGGTTGA
- a CDS encoding CPBP family intramembrane glutamic endopeptidase, giving the protein MTTMIEPNWLLTPGEPRNGPAVPAGVEYHRVLAGEKRRIGRGILAIVLLLAGLVVFPTAIGGAAALIDQRMGRTPPILGGTDYTPLSHASAMIALGLLVPWSMLIQRWLYRVPGASLHSVTSRFRFDLLGRSLLVFGPAWLVVNILGALAPVEESPWSQYDLIAIFLATMLLTPLQSAGEEYGVRGLIFRVIGSWTRNPRAGLVAGVVGSSVLFTAVHGATDPYLIIWYFVLWTALAVITWRTGGLEIAVMLHAVLNTFTFVLATSLRVDLGAATQDRSAGVGSPYQLVPALAVIVITAIVWWCTRRTGPATTCRGAGYDS; this is encoded by the coding sequence ATGACCACGATGATCGAGCCGAACTGGCTGCTCACCCCGGGTGAACCTCGCAACGGGCCGGCAGTCCCGGCCGGCGTGGAGTACCACCGGGTGCTCGCCGGCGAGAAACGCCGGATCGGCCGGGGCATCCTCGCGATCGTTCTCCTGCTGGCCGGACTCGTCGTCTTCCCGACCGCCATCGGCGGGGCGGCTGCGCTCATCGACCAGCGGATGGGCCGGACCCCGCCGATTCTGGGCGGCACCGACTACACGCCCCTGTCCCACGCCAGCGCGATGATCGCCCTCGGCCTGCTCGTACCGTGGAGCATGCTCATCCAGCGGTGGCTCTACCGCGTGCCCGGTGCATCCCTGCACTCGGTGACGTCCCGGTTCCGCTTCGACCTGCTCGGCCGATCGCTCCTCGTCTTCGGTCCCGCGTGGCTGGTCGTCAACATCCTCGGCGCGCTCGCACCGGTCGAGGAGTCACCCTGGTCGCAGTACGACCTCATCGCCATCTTCCTCGCCACGATGCTCCTCACCCCGCTGCAGTCGGCGGGCGAGGAGTACGGCGTACGTGGGCTGATCTTCCGGGTCATCGGCAGCTGGACCCGCAACCCGCGGGCCGGGCTGGTCGCCGGGGTGGTGGGCTCGAGCGTGCTGTTCACCGCCGTTCACGGCGCGACGGACCCGTACCTCATCATCTGGTATTTCGTGCTCTGGACCGCGCTGGCCGTCATCACCTGGCGCACCGGCGGGCTGGAGATCGCGGTCATGCTCCACGCCGTCCTCAACACGTTCACCTTCGTCCTGGCCACCAGCCTGCGGGTGGACCTCGGTGCGGCGACGCAGGACCGCTCGGCCGGTGTCGGCTCCCCGTACCAGTTGGTCCCCGCCCTCGCGGTCATCGTCATCACCGCGATCGTCTGGTGGTGCACCCGGAGAACCGGCCCGGCCACGACGTGCCGGGGAGCGGGTTACGACTCGTAA
- a CDS encoding (4Fe-4S)-binding protein — MSEPRDIEIVTDDGPAVEAPHCLPLPALARQHQRAGSGMWIAPDNADAVAEVVTRCPSGALRYTRPA, encoded by the coding sequence TTGTCAGAGCCGCGGGACATCGAGATCGTCACCGATGACGGCCCGGCCGTCGAAGCCCCGCACTGCCTGCCGCTCCCGGCCCTCGCCCGGCAGCACCAGCGTGCCGGCTCCGGCATGTGGATCGCCCCGGACAACGCGGACGCGGTGGCCGAGGTCGTGACCCGCTGCCCGAGTGGCGCGTTGCGGTACACCCGGCCGGCCTGA
- a CDS encoding alpha/beta hydrolase, which produces MAVHQQLGTHRLRAERLRDCATAAIDAYLLTGRVPATGTVCADAPQPFSGRPAQHTDGQQLPPVAPPRPASVLTAR; this is translated from the coding sequence ATTGCTGTCCACCAACAACTGGGGACACACCGCCTACGGGCTGAGCGACTGCGCGACTGCGCGACCGCCGCGATCGACGCCTACCTGCTGACCGGCCGGGTACCGGCGACCGGCACGGTGTGCGCCGACGCGCCGCAGCCGTTCAGCGGAAGACCGGCCCAGCACACCGATGGACAACAGCTGCCACCGGTCGCGCCGCCGCGCCCAGCATCCGTCCTGACGGCCCGCTGA
- a CDS encoding type VII secretion target, with product MTDLNVDPAALERAGRSCQDIRDAVHGVAGMVEPEMQAAAAGLPGFSTGGWKSGASLQMALDGFEEEARSLTGFLDRLTSALETSAAQYRQTEELNSVEFSRMIGGR from the coding sequence TTGACGGACCTCAATGTTGACCCGGCGGCGCTGGAGAGGGCCGGCCGTTCGTGCCAGGACATCCGCGACGCCGTACACGGCGTGGCCGGCATGGTCGAGCCGGAGATGCAGGCGGCGGCGGCCGGCCTGCCCGGTTTCAGCACCGGTGGCTGGAAATCAGGCGCCTCCCTGCAGATGGCGCTGGACGGGTTCGAGGAGGAGGCGCGTAGCCTCACCGGCTTCCTCGACCGGCTCACCAGCGCGCTGGAGACGTCCGCAGCTCAGTACCGGCAGACCGAGGAACTGAACTCGGTAGAGTTCAGCCGTATGATCGGCGGCCGTTGA
- a CDS encoding TetR/AcrR family transcriptional regulator, with product MAQKDGSTGSRERVLAAAAAMLAEDATAKLSVRAVAARAGVSTGSLRFHFPNQRALQDAVLARIYGHLFPDEQIHDRSLPARDRLVNCLRQALAPTGTGQQARETWTKAYRTYIASAPTEDVRAAYRAMDQAGRRRIEYWLTVLADEGALPKEDQASRVRFLSAVLDGLSIERALPTDESILRSETETLYTAVDCVLGGA from the coding sequence GTGGCACAGAAGGACGGCAGCACCGGCTCGCGCGAACGGGTTCTCGCGGCGGCCGCGGCGATGCTCGCCGAGGACGCGACGGCGAAGCTGAGCGTGCGTGCGGTCGCGGCACGCGCCGGGGTGAGCACCGGCTCCCTCAGGTTCCATTTCCCGAACCAGCGCGCACTCCAGGACGCCGTGCTCGCCCGGATCTACGGTCACCTGTTCCCCGACGAACAGATCCACGACCGGTCACTGCCGGCCCGGGACCGGCTGGTCAACTGCCTCCGGCAGGCACTCGCCCCGACCGGCACCGGGCAGCAGGCGCGCGAGACGTGGACCAAGGCGTACCGGACCTACATCGCATCCGCCCCGACCGAGGACGTACGCGCCGCGTATCGCGCCATGGATCAGGCGGGCCGGCGCCGCATCGAGTACTGGCTGACGGTTCTCGCCGACGAGGGCGCCCTGCCCAAGGAGGACCAGGCGAGCCGGGTACGGTTCCTGTCCGCCGTCCTCGATGGACTGTCGATCGAACGGGCCCTGCCCACCGACGAATCGATCCTCAGGTCCGAGACCGAAACCCTCTACACGGCCGTCGACTGCGTCCTCGGCGGGGCATAG
- the asnB gene encoding asparagine synthase (glutamine-hydrolyzing), translating into MCGIIVWLDESIALGHRRLAVIDIPGGTQPMTVRRDGTVTAVITYSGEVYNFRELRTELRGHGHPFRTDSDTEVLLRAYLQWGDQFVERLRGIFAFGLWDHAHQRLILGRDRIGVKPLYYRPTPHGLLFASEPKGILAHPAVTAEVDPDGLRELLTHFTSPGRTPYRDMYDVRPGQLVIADRTGVRHQRYWSLHTEEHPDDLPTTVRTVRQLLQEAVTEQLIADVPLCTLLSGGLDSSTLTAIAAGPPTSGPRIRTCAIDFAGQTENFRPDAVRDAPDTPLRALQAMPTPITPRDCFRLPPRARRQIRISDHDLIQNRSPAGYQMALWRGVSRKRAFLNICYGISTEGATTRLKRAVWFG; encoded by the coding sequence ATGTGCGGGATCATCGTCTGGCTCGACGAGAGCATCGCGCTCGGACATCGGCGGCTCGCGGTCATCGACATCCCCGGCGGGACCCAGCCGATGACCGTCCGGCGCGACGGCACCGTGACCGCCGTAATCACCTACAGCGGCGAGGTCTACAACTTCCGGGAACTACGCACCGAACTACGCGGCCACGGCCACCCGTTCCGCACCGACAGCGACACCGAAGTGCTCCTGCGCGCCTATCTACAGTGGGGCGACCAGTTCGTCGAACGACTGCGCGGAATCTTCGCCTTCGGCCTGTGGGACCACGCGCACCAACGCCTGATCCTGGGCCGCGACCGAATCGGCGTCAAACCGCTGTACTACCGGCCCACCCCACACGGGCTACTCTTCGCCTCCGAACCGAAAGGAATCCTGGCCCACCCCGCCGTCACCGCCGAGGTCGACCCGGACGGACTGCGTGAACTGCTGACACACTTCACCTCCCCCGGCCGAACCCCCTACCGCGACATGTACGACGTACGGCCAGGACAACTGGTAATCGCGGACCGAACCGGCGTGCGCCACCAGCGCTACTGGTCGCTGCACACCGAGGAGCACCCCGACGACCTGCCCACCACCGTACGCACCGTACGGCAACTACTGCAGGAAGCGGTCACCGAGCAACTGATCGCCGACGTGCCACTATGCACACTGCTCTCCGGCGGCCTGGACTCCTCGACACTCACCGCCATCGCCGCCGGCCCACCGACGTCCGGCCCACGCATCCGCACCTGTGCCATCGACTTCGCCGGGCAGACCGAGAACTTCCGGCCCGACGCGGTACGGGACGCGCCCGACACCCCGTTGCGTGCGCTCCAAGCCATGCCGACGCCAATCACGCCGCGTGACTGCTTTCGGCTACCGCCGCGCGCTCGACGGCAGATCCGGATATCTGATCATGACTTGATTCAGAACAGATCTCCTGCCGGGTACCAGATGGCGTTGTGGCGGGGAGTGTCAAGAAAACGAGCATTCCTGAATATTTGCTACGGGATATCTACTGAGGGCGCCACTACCCGATTGAAGCGGGCAGTTTGGTTTGGCTGA